A single window of Sphingobacterium sp. ML3W DNA harbors:
- a CDS encoding RagB/SusD family nutrient uptake outer membrane protein, protein MKKIAKSLQYIALGAVLLMQTGCKDFLDADSSTATSEDVVLSSASQLERVLTATYRQLYFNDQGTDRVYAGLPGLQMYVDLGGADILSHTNMGGNQVTAYTYEPQKTQTTGLSNGIWSMMYKIINQTNIIIDALPEAQGEETLKNQIMGQAKAIRGLCYFHLIQNYQQTYMLAKQKPGVILRLSPKENESLPRATVEATYAQIVQDLTDAKSLLANYTRPNKWTIDKSVVAGQLARVYLVMNNWEGAYAEANAAYTNYSQLMTKEQYRSGFDDVISNNYAEVMWAVQFTATNNLGGGTQFNFWYNQDESYGEGYTDGPIYSFLDFFADGQYEKLFERTEDRYQFWKRTKNASKEWSTKWAYDKYKHYGDANGAVQGNTRPEISLMRGSEMLLIMAEAAAQLNNGQALTYLNRLQTARGVKGLTTAAAGTPLLEAIYVERRKELLCEGVTGIYDLLRLQKPLLRIQETATYPEGHYTWGMNNLNGYVAGSANPTGTFPSNDYRFLNQIPQLEIANNNALSETDQNPYSGNK, encoded by the coding sequence ATGAAAAAAATTGCTAAAAGTTTACAATATATCGCATTAGGGGCTGTCCTTTTAATGCAAACGGGCTGTAAGGACTTCTTGGATGCCGATTCTTCAACAGCGACGTCGGAGGATGTAGTTTTGTCGAGTGCTTCGCAGTTGGAGCGTGTGCTGACGGCTACTTATAGACAACTGTATTTTAATGATCAGGGCACGGACCGTGTTTATGCGGGGTTGCCAGGTTTGCAGATGTATGTGGATCTGGGGGGAGCGGATATCTTGAGCCATACCAATATGGGTGGCAACCAGGTGACGGCATATACCTATGAGCCTCAAAAGACGCAAACGACGGGTCTATCTAATGGTATTTGGTCGATGATGTATAAGATCATCAACCAAACGAATATCATCATCGATGCACTGCCTGAAGCGCAGGGTGAAGAGACTCTGAAAAATCAGATCATGGGTCAGGCAAAAGCGATCAGGGGATTGTGTTACTTTCACCTGATCCAAAACTATCAACAGACTTATATGTTGGCTAAACAGAAACCTGGGGTGATCTTGCGCTTAAGTCCGAAGGAAAATGAAAGTTTACCTCGTGCTACTGTGGAAGCAACATATGCTCAGATTGTCCAAGATCTGACGGATGCGAAGTCTTTATTGGCAAATTATACGCGTCCAAATAAGTGGACGATCGATAAAAGCGTGGTAGCGGGGCAGTTAGCTCGGGTCTATTTGGTGATGAATAATTGGGAAGGTGCATATGCAGAGGCTAATGCGGCTTATACTAATTACAGCCAATTGATGACCAAAGAGCAGTATCGCTCTGGTTTTGATGATGTAATCAGCAATAATTATGCTGAGGTGATGTGGGCTGTCCAATTTACGGCGACCAATAACCTGGGTGGTGGTACGCAGTTTAATTTCTGGTATAACCAAGATGAAAGTTATGGTGAGGGCTATACGGATGGACCTATCTATTCGTTCTTGGACTTTTTTGCGGATGGTCAATATGAAAAGCTGTTTGAAAGAACAGAGGATCGTTACCAGTTTTGGAAACGTACTAAAAATGCTTCGAAGGAATGGTCTACGAAATGGGCGTATGATAAGTATAAGCATTATGGCGATGCCAATGGTGCTGTTCAGGGAAATACCAGACCAGAAATTTCGTTGATGCGTGGTTCGGAGATGTTACTGATCATGGCGGAGGCTGCTGCACAATTGAACAATGGACAGGCGTTGACCTATCTGAATCGTTTGCAAACGGCTCGTGGTGTTAAGGGATTGACCACTGCTGCGGCGGGAACACCACTGCTAGAGGCTATCTATGTGGAGCGTAGGAAGGAGCTGTTGTGTGAGGGTGTTACGGGAATATACGACTTGTTGCGCTTGCAAAAACCATTGCTCCGTATCCAAGAAACGGCTACTTATCCGGAAGGCCATTATACTTGGGGAATGAACAACTTGAATGGTTATGTAGCGGGTAGTGCCAATCCAACCGGTACTTTTCCTTCTAATGATTACCGTTTTCTAAATCAGATTCCACAATTGGAGATCGCGAACAATAACGCGCTTTCTGAAACGGATCAAAATCCATATTCAGGTAATAAATAA
- the mnmA gene encoding tRNA 2-thiouridine(34) synthase MnmA has translation MSKRGRVLVAMSGGVDSSVAAVMLHEQGYEVIGITMKTWDYAASGGSSKETGCCSLDSINDARSLAVNYGFPHYILDIRDEFGDFVIDNFVDEYIAGRTPNPCVLCNTHIKWEALMKRANKLDCEFIATGHYANIRLHDNDRYVISKGKDENKDQSYVLWGVAQENLARTQFPLGSFAKTEIRQMALDMGQKELANKAESYEICFVPDNDYRAFLRHKVPTLDQQIGKGNFILTDGTVVGEHIGYPYFTIGQRKGLGIALGKPMFVVEILPESNTVVLGEEYELEKSFAYVRNVNLVKYASLEQPMEAISKVRYKDAGALSTISQEGDMVKIDFVHNVKGIAPGQSAVFYEGNDLIGGGFLVK, from the coding sequence ATGAGTAAAAGAGGAAGAGTATTAGTTGCTATGAGTGGGGGTGTTGACAGTTCGGTAGCGGCTGTCATGCTTCATGAACAAGGGTATGAAGTCATAGGGATCACGATGAAGACTTGGGACTATGCAGCTTCTGGTGGTTCGTCTAAGGAAACCGGATGTTGCAGCTTGGATAGTATCAACGATGCGCGTTCATTGGCGGTGAATTATGGTTTCCCGCATTATATATTGGATATTAGAGACGAGTTTGGCGATTTTGTCATTGACAATTTTGTAGATGAATATATTGCTGGCCGTACGCCGAACCCTTGTGTATTGTGTAATACACATATTAAGTGGGAGGCTTTGATGAAACGTGCGAATAAATTGGATTGTGAGTTTATCGCAACTGGGCACTATGCCAATATTCGTCTTCACGATAATGATCGTTACGTGATTTCGAAAGGTAAGGATGAAAATAAAGATCAATCTTACGTGCTTTGGGGTGTTGCGCAGGAAAATTTGGCTCGTACCCAATTCCCATTGGGCTCGTTCGCTAAAACAGAAATTCGTCAGATGGCTTTGGATATGGGGCAAAAGGAACTGGCTAATAAAGCGGAGAGCTATGAGATCTGTTTTGTTCCGGATAATGATTACCGTGCATTTTTAAGACATAAAGTTCCTACATTGGATCAACAGATCGGTAAAGGTAACTTTATCTTGACGGATGGTACTGTGGTTGGTGAACATATCGGTTACCCTTATTTCACAATCGGACAACGTAAAGGTCTGGGTATTGCATTGGGTAAACCGATGTTTGTGGTAGAGATACTTCCAGAAAGCAATACGGTTGTGTTGGGTGAAGAGTATGAACTGGAAAAATCATTCGCTTATGTGCGCAATGTCAATTTGGTGAAATATGCTTCATTGGAACAACCGATGGAAGCGATTTCGAAGGTGCGCTATAAAGATGCTGGTGCTTTGTCTACAATCTCGCAAGAGGGTGATATGGTGAAGATCGATTTCGTGCACAATGTAAAAGGTATCGCACCTGGTCAATCGGCAGTTTTTTATGAAGGCAATGATTTGATTGGTGGTGGTTTCTTAGTGAAATAG
- a CDS encoding nuclear transport factor 2 family protein: protein MKNSLTSIFLVLALIGALVVLTNSSSAKDKIAKNTDPIAVIDSYIQITTVGNTEGIQKLFSNDFKWTQSSNAKTKTYNKTDLVNFLKVHKGLIQNCKTSYSIMEKNDNCVMAKVEMKYDNFTKVECITLCNENQEWKITQIIESYK from the coding sequence ATGAAAAATTCATTAACCTCCATCTTTCTCGTACTTGCACTAATCGGAGCATTGGTAGTACTTACGAATAGCAGTTCTGCAAAAGACAAAATTGCTAAAAACACAGACCCCATTGCCGTTATCGACAGCTACATACAGATTACAACAGTGGGCAATACAGAGGGGATACAAAAATTATTCTCCAACGATTTTAAGTGGACACAGTCATCCAATGCAAAAACAAAAACCTATAACAAAACAGATCTTGTTAACTTCTTAAAAGTGCATAAAGGTCTTATTCAAAATTGTAAAACCAGCTACAGTATCATGGAGAAAAATGACAACTGTGTCATGGCCAAAGTAGAAATGAAATATGACAATTTCACAAAAGTAGAATGTATCACCCTATGTAATGAAAATCAGGAATGGAAAATAACCCAAATCATCGAATCGTACAAATAG
- a CDS encoding ABC transporter permease, with product MHKILLIIQREYFSRVKKKSFLLMTFLVPLFFIALYGGIFYLTKKSFKDAHAHVYILDQQGDFAQHLKSDPNITFTVSDRALKDLKVQIKDDEQNSSILIIPKDIYQKSAIELISADKANITIQNSIARQLEGIIRLTEYKKLGIDPQVLVSVQPHIKVNAKELTEDGQEKNSNTGIAMGIGVGLAVLVYLSLFLYGVQVMRGVIEEKSNRIIEVIISSVKPFQLMMGKIIGIGMVGLTQFLLWILLTGGLIFLATKLLNKEVVEQAAMQQGSSGMVAMNQSADTGLGFGILQHLESVNVTEIVICFFLFFLSGYLLYSAIFAAVGSAVDSETEANQFTMPITMPLLLTYVLSFGVIINDPNGPIATWLSFIPFTSPIAMLVRIPFGVPFWQIAVSLTILIITFLLVTWLAAKIYRVGILIYGKKANFKEIMKWIKY from the coding sequence ATGCATAAAATACTACTCATCATTCAACGCGAATACTTTTCACGGGTCAAAAAGAAATCATTCCTGCTGATGACATTTCTGGTTCCCCTATTTTTCATTGCCCTTTATGGCGGCATATTTTATCTGACCAAGAAAAGTTTCAAAGACGCTCATGCCCATGTTTACATCTTGGACCAGCAAGGAGACTTTGCCCAGCACTTGAAAAGCGACCCCAACATTACGTTTACCGTTAGCGACCGCGCTCTCAAGGATCTAAAAGTGCAGATCAAAGACGATGAGCAAAACAGCTCCATCTTGATCATCCCAAAAGATATCTACCAGAAGTCTGCCATCGAACTCATTTCAGCAGATAAGGCCAATATTACGATTCAAAATTCCATCGCTCGCCAACTAGAAGGCATCATCAGACTCACAGAATACAAGAAACTGGGTATTGACCCGCAGGTATTGGTATCTGTGCAGCCGCACATCAAAGTCAATGCTAAAGAACTTACAGAAGATGGTCAAGAGAAAAATAGTAACACAGGCATCGCCATGGGCATCGGAGTGGGTTTGGCCGTGTTGGTATACCTATCGCTATTTCTATATGGAGTACAGGTAATGCGCGGTGTCATCGAAGAAAAAAGCAACCGCATCATCGAGGTGATTATATCATCAGTCAAACCCTTTCAGCTCATGATGGGTAAAATCATTGGTATCGGTATGGTCGGGTTGACACAATTCCTACTTTGGATATTACTCACCGGCGGGCTGATCTTTTTAGCAACCAAACTACTGAATAAAGAAGTCGTGGAACAAGCCGCTATGCAACAAGGTAGTTCTGGTATGGTCGCTATGAACCAATCCGCAGACACTGGACTCGGATTTGGCATCTTACAACATCTCGAGTCTGTTAACGTCACAGAGATCGTCATTTGCTTCTTCCTGTTCTTCCTATCAGGCTACTTACTATACAGTGCTATCTTTGCTGCCGTGGGTTCGGCTGTAGACAGCGAAACAGAAGCCAATCAATTTACCATGCCCATCACCATGCCATTGCTACTGACCTACGTATTGTCGTTTGGAGTCATTATCAACGACCCTAACGGCCCTATTGCAACCTGGTTAAGCTTTATACCCTTTACCTCCCCTATTGCCATGCTGGTGCGCATTCCGTTTGGAGTACCCTTCTGGCAGATTGCCGTATCGTTGACCATTTTGATCATTACCTTCCTGCTCGTCACTTGGTTAGCAGCCAAAATATACCGCGTCGGTATTTTAATCTATGGCAAAAAAGCAAATTTCAAAGAAATCATGAAGTGGATTAAATATTAA
- a CDS encoding ABC transporter ATP-binding protein yields MLLEIKNVVKDYASHRALDHVSLSIPKGKIFGLLGPNGAGKTSLIRIINQITGPDGGEIIFDGEPLSPQHIARIGYLPEERGLYKKMKIGEQMLYLAQLKGLSKNEATKRINHWFEKLDILSWLDKKVEDLSKGMQQKVQFIATVLHEPDLIILDEPFSGFDPVNANLIKDEILELNRKGATIIFSTHRMESVEELCDHIALINRSQKILDGNIRDIKDKYKNQTYKIELHSVKDEKSIHIENLYTIKSLENIENKINITIKLNKDISINQVLSALIPLAEIHQVLEIVPSINDIFIEQVTLSNNAKNEIDHA; encoded by the coding sequence ATGCTTTTAGAAATCAAAAACGTCGTAAAAGACTATGCCAGTCATAGAGCCTTGGATCATGTATCACTCAGCATTCCTAAAGGCAAAATATTCGGACTACTAGGTCCAAATGGAGCTGGAAAAACATCACTGATCCGAATTATCAATCAGATTACCGGACCCGATGGAGGTGAAATTATCTTCGACGGAGAGCCCTTATCACCCCAACATATCGCCCGCATCGGTTACCTTCCTGAAGAAAGAGGGCTTTATAAGAAGATGAAGATAGGTGAACAAATGCTTTACTTAGCACAGTTAAAAGGTCTGAGTAAAAACGAAGCAACAAAAAGAATAAATCATTGGTTTGAGAAACTTGACATTTTGTCATGGTTGGATAAGAAGGTCGAAGACCTCAGTAAAGGTATGCAGCAGAAAGTACAATTTATCGCTACTGTACTGCACGAGCCTGACCTGATCATCCTGGATGAGCCTTTCTCTGGCTTTGACCCTGTCAATGCCAACTTAATCAAAGATGAAATCCTCGAATTGAACAGAAAAGGGGCTACAATCATCTTTTCGACCCACCGTATGGAGTCGGTGGAAGAACTTTGCGATCATATTGCACTGATCAACCGCTCGCAAAAGATACTCGACGGCAATATTCGGGACATCAAAGACAAGTACAAAAACCAAACCTACAAAATAGAACTACATTCCGTAAAAGATGAAAAATCGATACATATAGAAAATCTATACACTATAAAATCTCTAGAAAACATTGAAAACAAAATCAATATCACCATTAAGCTAAACAAAGACATTAGTATCAATCAGGTACTGAGTGCCTTAATCCCACTGGCAGAAATCCATCAAGTCCTAGAAATAGTACCCTCTATAAACGACATTTTCATCGAACAGGTGACGTTATCCAACAATGCTAAAAACGAAATCGACCATGCATAA
- the yihA gene encoding ribosome biogenesis GTP-binding protein YihA/YsxC — protein sequence MQIKKAEFICSNTRVDKLPEGKLPEYAFIGRSNVGKSSLINAMVGKKGLAKTSQKPGKTQLINHFIINDDWFLVDLPGYGFAKTSKTNREAWEKFIRRYLTHRDNLQCIFVLVDSRHEPQKIDLEFCYWLGERGLPFMLVFTKADKQSNVKSDVNMSKFKKALGEWFEEIPKCFLTSAEVKSGCDAILDTIADINTRFVLPEVDTDRNDEYDDDDEDRFADVEDKDRYRFADEEE from the coding sequence ATGCAAATTAAAAAAGCCGAATTCATCTGTAGTAATACACGAGTTGATAAATTGCCTGAGGGCAAACTACCTGAGTATGCTTTTATTGGTCGTTCCAATGTAGGGAAATCTTCATTGATCAACGCCATGGTTGGCAAGAAAGGTTTAGCAAAAACATCGCAAAAACCTGGTAAGACACAGCTTATCAATCACTTTATCATCAACGATGACTGGTTTTTGGTGGATTTACCTGGATATGGTTTTGCGAAAACTTCAAAGACAAATCGCGAGGCTTGGGAAAAGTTTATACGTCGTTATCTAACGCATCGCGATAATTTGCAATGTATTTTTGTCTTGGTAGACAGTCGTCATGAACCGCAGAAAATAGATTTAGAATTTTGTTATTGGTTAGGTGAGCGGGGTTTACCCTTTATGTTGGTATTTACAAAAGCGGATAAGCAGTCAAATGTGAAGTCTGATGTCAATATGTCCAAGTTTAAAAAAGCATTGGGCGAATGGTTTGAGGAGATTCCAAAGTGTTTTTTAACTTCTGCGGAAGTAAAATCGGGTTGTGATGCTATATTGGATACCATAGCGGATATCAATACCCGTTTTGTTCTACCTGAAGTGGATACTGATCGTAATGATGAGTATGATGACGACGATGAAGATAGATTTGCTGATGTGGAGGATAAAGATAGATATCGTTTTGCTGACGAAGAGGAATAG
- a CDS encoding UbiA-like polyprenyltransferase, translating into MKKYLSLVLFAHSIFALPFALIGFFLALHTTNHTFDWKLLVLMLVCMVTARNAAMAFNRYLDRDIDLINPRTAMRDIPAGRISAKGALWFTILNCLLFVIATYFINSLCFMLSPIALLVVLFYSYTKRITALCHLVLGLGLGLAPVGAYLVVTGQFHIVPVLYGLAVLCWVSGFDIIYALQDEAFDRENKLNSIPVLLGTNGALRFSEVLHVCSFIFVLLPVLYMEVGWLYYIGVIFYGCLLIYQHRIVSPNDLSRVDRAFMTTNGVASVIFAVFYLLDIIVQ; encoded by the coding sequence ATGAAGAAGTATTTATCTTTGGTGCTGTTTGCGCATAGTATCTTTGCGCTACCTTTTGCTCTAATCGGTTTTTTCTTAGCATTACATACGACCAATCATACTTTTGATTGGAAGTTGTTGGTGCTTATGTTAGTGTGTATGGTAACTGCACGCAATGCTGCGATGGCCTTTAACCGCTACTTGGATCGGGATATTGATCTGATCAATCCGAGAACAGCTATGCGGGATATACCTGCTGGACGCATATCTGCAAAGGGTGCATTATGGTTTACCATCCTCAATTGCTTACTTTTTGTAATAGCGACTTATTTTATCAATAGTTTGTGTTTTATGTTGTCACCTATTGCTTTACTTGTCGTACTCTTTTACTCTTATACTAAGCGGATTACAGCTTTGTGCCATTTGGTACTGGGCTTAGGTTTAGGCTTAGCTCCGGTAGGCGCATATCTGGTGGTGACAGGGCAATTTCATATCGTACCTGTATTGTATGGGCTTGCTGTATTGTGTTGGGTGAGTGGATTTGATATTATATATGCCTTGCAGGATGAAGCTTTTGATCGTGAAAATAAGTTGAATTCTATTCCTGTTTTACTGGGTACTAATGGGGCATTGCGTTTCTCAGAAGTATTGCACGTCTGCTCGTTTATATTTGTATTACTGCCTGTTTTATATATGGAAGTAGGTTGGTTGTATTATATAGGGGTTATATTCTATGGTTGCTTATTGATCTATCAACATAGGATCGTAAGCCCAAATGACCTAAGCCGTGTAGACCGCGCTTTTATGACTACCAATGGTGTAGCATCCGTTATATTTGCTGTTTTCTATTTGCTGGACATTATTGTGCAATAG
- a CDS encoding alanine/glycine:cation symporter family protein: MVDNYFENFVKIASDLVWSDIFIYLCLLTGLYFSIRTGFLQLTYIKDMLRLLFQKKETNEGISSFQAFALAISGRVGTGNIIGVATAIYMGGPGAIFWMWAIAFLGASSAFVESTLAQVYKQKVGDEFKGGPAYYIEKCLGVKWYAVLFAVITIASTGFLLPGVQSNAIASSMHNAFEIPVAYTGIAVVVLLAVIIFGGVQRIGRVAELVVPFMAGGYILMALVIIALNYTQIFDVFGLIFSSAFSLDATFGGIVGMAIAWGVKRGIYSNEAGQGTAPHAAAAADVSHPAQQGLVQAFSVYVDTIFVCTATGLMILFTNQYNVGQFDGAGKLVGFIAEHVPGVNYTAFTQAAVSHHFPLIGNGFVAIALFFFAFTTVMAYYYYAEINLSYIFSNKVSPLVIWSLRVIFLSAVYFGSVKTAEMAWAIGDIGVGLMAYVNLIAILLMSKTALKVWQDYKQKRKNGEENPSFSAKALGIKNAEFWDEDK; encoded by the coding sequence ATGGTCGATAATTATTTTGAAAATTTTGTTAAAATTGCTTCTGATCTCGTCTGGAGCGATATTTTTATTTACTTATGTCTATTGACGGGTTTGTATTTTTCGATACGGACCGGATTCTTGCAGCTCACTTACATCAAAGATATGTTGCGCTTATTGTTTCAGAAGAAAGAAACGAACGAGGGCATCTCATCATTTCAGGCATTTGCATTAGCCATTTCGGGTCGTGTAGGTACAGGAAATATTATTGGTGTGGCTACGGCTATCTATATGGGTGGGCCAGGGGCCATCTTTTGGATGTGGGCGATTGCTTTTTTGGGAGCTTCTTCGGCCTTTGTAGAGTCTACATTGGCGCAAGTATATAAACAAAAGGTCGGTGATGAATTTAAAGGTGGACCTGCTTATTATATTGAAAAATGTCTAGGAGTAAAGTGGTATGCTGTATTGTTTGCCGTTATCACCATAGCAAGTACAGGTTTTTTATTACCTGGTGTACAAAGTAATGCAATAGCTTCTTCTATGCACAACGCCTTCGAAATTCCGGTTGCCTATACTGGGATTGCTGTAGTGGTTTTACTCGCTGTTATCATTTTTGGAGGTGTGCAGCGTATCGGTCGCGTTGCTGAATTGGTTGTGCCGTTTATGGCAGGTGGCTATATCTTGATGGCACTTGTGATCATTGCTTTAAATTATACCCAGATCTTTGATGTATTTGGCTTGATCTTTAGTTCTGCTTTTAGTTTAGATGCTACTTTTGGCGGTATTGTGGGTATGGCGATTGCTTGGGGTGTGAAGAGAGGTATCTATTCCAATGAAGCAGGGCAGGGAACTGCTCCGCATGCAGCAGCAGCAGCAGATGTCAGTCATCCTGCACAGCAGGGTTTAGTACAGGCTTTTTCCGTTTATGTAGATACGATATTTGTATGTACAGCTACAGGACTTATGATTTTATTTACGAATCAGTACAATGTCGGGCAGTTTGATGGCGCAGGAAAGCTCGTGGGTTTTATAGCAGAACATGTACCTGGTGTGAACTATACTGCATTTACGCAGGCGGCTGTATCGCATCATTTTCCGCTGATCGGGAATGGTTTTGTTGCGATTGCTTTGTTCTTCTTTGCTTTTACGACTGTTATGGCTTACTATTACTATGCTGAAATTAATTTATCTTATATTTTTTCAAATAAGGTAAGTCCGTTAGTTATCTGGTCTTTACGTGTTATTTTTCTTTCTGCGGTGTATTTTGGTTCGGTTAAGACTGCGGAAATGGCTTGGGCAATTGGTGATATCGGTGTTGGCCTAATGGCTTATGTGAATTTGATTGCGATATTACTGATGAGTAAAACTGCGCTAAAGGTGTGGCAAGATTATAAACAGAAACGCAAAAATGGCGAAGAGAATCCAAGCTTTAGTGCAAAGGCTTTGGGTATAAAAAATGCTGAATTTTGGGATGAAGACAAATAA
- a CDS encoding murein L,D-transpeptidase catalytic domain family protein, with the protein MEKLVFILFIGLYASVFSDSKHVTKPEIEKKEIVITKEISKVDSLYQSMNLKNVVNYKAFKEAMEGYTLLPAKNKDVLSIIDFTLASTEKRLVVLDLKNEKVLYHSVVSHGKNSGSNFATSFSNRPESYQSSLGFYVTENTYQGANGYSLVLNGLDKGFNDKAKSRAVVIHGADYANPSVVSSLGRLGRSYGCPALPRALNKPIINTIKDGTLLYIYADDEEYLAKSKVLNQRNELMAHYQKDMADKFGTLN; encoded by the coding sequence TCAAAACATGTAACTAAACCAGAAATTGAAAAAAAAGAAATTGTAATTACTAAAGAAATATCAAAAGTAGATTCACTCTACCAGAGCATGAATCTCAAGAATGTTGTCAATTACAAGGCATTCAAAGAAGCGATGGAAGGCTATACTTTACTTCCTGCTAAAAATAAAGATGTATTATCAATCATCGATTTTACATTAGCATCTACAGAAAAAAGACTTGTCGTATTGGATCTCAAAAACGAAAAAGTACTTTATCATTCAGTCGTCTCTCACGGTAAAAATAGCGGTAGCAATTTTGCTACTTCATTTTCAAATCGACCAGAGTCTTACCAAAGCTCATTAGGCTTTTACGTTACAGAGAATACTTATCAAGGTGCCAACGGATACTCTTTAGTATTAAATGGGTTAGATAAAGGATTCAATGATAAAGCCAAATCAAGAGCTGTAGTCATTCATGGTGCCGACTATGCAAATCCGAGTGTCGTTAGCTCACTAGGGCGCTTAGGTCGCAGTTATGGATGCCCAGCACTGCCAAGAGCATTGAACAAGCCTATCATCAACACTATAAAGGATGGTACCTTGCTCTATATCTATGCTGATGACGAAGAATATCTCGCCAAATCAAAAGTATTGAATCAGCGTAACGAACTCATGGCACACTATCAAAAAGATATGGCCGATAAATTCGGAACCTTAAATTAA